The Streptomyces sp. 11x1 genomic sequence CCGCCGTCGACGGTCAGCACCTGTCCGGTGCAGTACGAGGAGGCGTCCGAGGCGAGGAACAGCAGGGCGCCGTCGAGTTCGTGGCCGTCGCCGCCGCGCCCCAGCAGGGTGTTGCGCTCGACCCAGCGGCTGGAGCGCTCGTCGCCGAAGAGGTCCTCGGTCATCTCGGTGCGGAACCAGCCCGGGGCGAGTGCGTTGACGCGGATGCCGCTGCCGCCCCACTGTCCGGCCAACTCCCGGGTCAGGCCGATCAGTCCGGCCTTGGACGCCGAGTAGCTCGCCCCGCCCAGCGGCGCGGCGGTCACCAGGCCGAGAATGGAGGAGACGTTGATGATGCTTCTGCCGCCCGCGTCACCTGGAGCCTCGGCCGTGAGCCGGGCGAGGTGGAAGGGCGCGGTGAGGTTGACCGCCAGGACGTCGGCGAAGGCATCCGGCGATTCGTCCTCGGCGCGGGTCTCGCCGGAGGTGGCCGCGTTGTTCACCAGGATGTCGATGCGGCCGGTGGCGGTCAGCGCGGTCTCGGCCAGCCGCGTACGGTCGGCGGCGATCGCGACGTCGCAGGCCACCGGGTTGATACGTGGGTGGGAGTCGGCGAGTTCCTTCAGCCGGTCGAGGCGGCGGGCCGCGGCGAACACGGTGGCGCCGGCCTGCGCGAGGACGGCGGCGAAGCGTGCGCCGAGCCCGGCGGAGGCGCCGGTGACGAGGGCCGTCCTGCCGTCGAGCGAGAACAGCTCGGCGGCGGATCGCGGCGCCCTCACTCGTCCACCCCGATCGGCAGGGCGGTCGCGCCGCCGTCGAGGACCAGGGTCTGGCCGGTCATCCAGGAGGAGGCGTCGGAGGCCAGGAACAGCGCCGCGTTGGCCACGTCCTCCACCGTGCCGAGGCGGCGCAGCGGCAGCTTGGCGGTGAGGATGGGCTCGCGCACCTCCCATACCGCCCGCGCCAGTTCGGTCTTGATCAGACCGGGGGCGATGGCGTTCACCCTTGCCCGGGGCCCGAGTTCGTAGGCAAGCTGCCGGGTCATGTGCAGCATGGCGGCCTTGGTGGCGTTGTAGTAGCCGATGTGCGGGTCGACGATCAGCCCTCCGACGGAGGCGATGTTGACCACCGCTCCCCCGTGCTCGGCCATCCAGGCCCGCCAGGCGTACCGGGTCCAGGCGATCATGCCGTACTGGTTGACGCGTACGGTCTTCTCTGCGCGCGGCAGGTCCA encodes the following:
- a CDS encoding SDR family oxidoreductase, whose amino-acid sequence is MRAPRSAAELFSLDGRTALVTGASAGLGARFAAVLAQAGATVFAAARRLDRLKELADSHPRINPVACDVAIAADRTRLAETALTATGRIDILVNNAATSGETRAEDESPDAFADVLAVNLTAPFHLARLTAEAPGDAGGRSIINVSSILGLVTAAPLGGASYSASKAGLIGLTRELAGQWGGSGIRVNALAPGWFRTEMTEDLFGDERSSRWVERNTLLGRGGDGHELDGALLFLASDASSYCTGQVLTVDGGWTAR
- a CDS encoding SDR family oxidoreductase gives rise to the protein MSANTLDGRVAVITGGSRGIGLGIATAYRAAGAHVVIAARKAAGLAEAREELLRVKGDGDLHTVVANAGEPEQAEACVDETMARFGRVDILVNNAATNPYHGDLLDLDLPRAEKTVRVNQYGMIAWTRYAWRAWMAEHGGAVVNIASVGGLIVDPHIGYYNATKAAMLHMTRQLAYELGPRARVNAIAPGLIKTELARAVWEVREPILTAKLPLRRLGTVEDVANAALFLASDASSWMTGQTLVLDGGATALPIGVDE